Genomic segment of Deinococcus detaillensis:
TCCTGGCATGAATGCTCCTTCGCGCTGTGATCAGCCTAACGGCTGGTCGGGGCGAAGTGGCTTGGCCGTTGGTCCTCTCTAGGGGGTTCATTCCACTGACGCTGGACGGCAAAGAGCTTGAAGTCGAGGGGATGGGGGTGATGATCGCCAACTTCGGGATGGCCAACTACCGGGTGCCGATTACCGGCGACGTAATTCCTGCGGACGGAAAGCTGACCGTGATCGTGCTAAAGGGCAACAGCATTGCGACCCTGATTCCGACGCTGCTCGGCAGCCTCCGGGCCAAACTGCATCTGGGCAACGCCGACCTCGGCGACAGTCTGGA
This window contains:
- a CDS encoding diacylglycerol/lipid kinase family protein, which encodes MLLRAVISLTAGRGEVAWPLVLSRGFIPLTLDGKELEVEGMGVMIANFGMANYRVPITGDVIPADGKLTVIVLKGNSIATLIPTLLGSLRAKLHLGNADLGDSLETFDATEVSVQASQALPAQYDGEIVEGDVQLLKVRVLPGAIRYFTPAALKDLTT